The Anolis carolinensis isolate JA03-04 chromosome 1, rAnoCar3.1.pri, whole genome shotgun sequence genome window below encodes:
- the LOC134295487 gene encoding uncharacterized protein LOC134295487, whose product MLKMEGRPDSVPDNFHQCLKAVTGWLRASRLRVNPAKTEILWLGQPGSWDIQLPSLDGEVLCPSPLVKSLGVLLDPLLTIEAQVSAISRTAFFHLRQARGLALYLSRDDLATVIQAMVISRLDYCNALYIGLPLSVIRKLKLVQNAAARLLAGALMRCHITPILLQLYWLPIEHWIAFKVMVLTFKALHGLGPMYLRDRLTPYQPQRSLRSEDQDPLEVPSFKTLRLTATRRRAFTSVAPSLWNTLPPEVRALRDLSVFHRACKTYLFRQAFDLRYCCF is encoded by the coding sequence atgttgaagatggaaggccgaccggactcTGTACCCGATAACTTCCATCAATGCCTCAAGgctgttactggatggttgcgtgccagcaggttgagggtgaatccagcaaagacggagatcctatggctgggtcaACCGGGCAGttgggatatccagttgcctagcctggatggcgaagtgctatgcCCGTCACcattggtaaagagtctgggagtccttttggaccctctgctgacgatagaagcccaggtctccgccattaGTAGAACCGCCTTCTTTCACCTGCGGCAGGCTAGAGGGCTGGCCCTCTATCTGTCAAGGGATGAcctagctacagtgatccaggccatggtcatctcaagactggactactgtaatgccctctacattggccttcctttgtcggtgatccggaagctcaagttggtacaaaatgcagctgctcgacttcttgcgggagccctgatgagatgtcatataacaccaatcttactacaGCTgtactggttaccaattgagcactggatcgctttcaaagtgatggtgcttacttttaaggccttacatggtctagggccaatgtacctgagggaccgcctcaccccctaccaaccccagagatccctccgttctgaggaccaagatccattggaagttcccagttttaagaccttgcgtctaacagcaactagacgtagagcttttacatcagtggcgccatcactctggaacactctgccgcctgaagttcgtgccttgcgggacttatcagtcttccacagggcatgtaagacatatctgtttcggcaggcttttgatctccgttattgctgtttttaa